In a single window of the Solea solea chromosome 14, fSolSol10.1, whole genome shotgun sequence genome:
- the ccnjl gene encoding cyclin-J-like protein, protein MGKMERELLWWKGQLASDIHQSLRIKELKLPVYRAHSPQIGMRRYFADLLAILSNRYQLCPTARHLAVYLLDLFMDHYDVAVKQLYVIALSCLLLASKFEEKEDRVPKLEQLNSLGFMCSLNLVLNKRDLIKMELLLLETFGWNLCMPTPAHFIDYYLHASVQEGDLYNGWPLSSLSKTKAFMDKYTHYFLEVSLQDHAFLSFRPSQVAAACVAASRICLQISPSWTTALHLLTGYTWDHLTQCIELMLLAHDSDVKEANKTKSTPPHRLSSLQSQVQTSHLSPVSAIQRPASSSSSSSSTSSTPQLLFQPDGFPHFSQHSPSLSQLQALADSQGLGPVVNMSQDFLQSHRMGLLTGAPSITPGSGFPSYPSLTPGLQPGTRALPLQGPISVQMTLAGEPRHCLSMAYSGGYLGPHHTFTAGCFDR, encoded by the exons ATGGGAAAGATGGAGAGGGAGCTGCTATGGTGGAAAGGACAGCTAGCTTCAGATATCCATCAGTCCCTCCGCATCAAG GAGTTGAAGTTACCAGTCTATCGGGCCCACTCACCGCAGATTGGCATGCGGCGGTACTTTGCCGACCTGCTGGCCATCCTCAGTAACCGCTACCAGCTATGTCCCACAGCACGTCACCTGGCCGTCTACCTGCTGGACTTGTTCATGGACCACTACGATGTGGCCGTCAAGCAGCTCTACGTGATAGCCCTCTCGTGTCTTCTCCTAGCTA GTAAATTTGAGGAGAAAGAGGACCGGGTTCCCAAACTGGAGCAGCTGAACTCTCTGGGTTTCATGTGCAGCCTGAACCTGGTTCTCAACAAGAGGGATCTGATTAAGATGGAGCTTCTGCTGCTGGAGACCTTTGGCTGGAATCTGTGCATGCCCACACCCGCTCACTTTATTGACTACTACCTCCATGCCTCGGTGCAGGAGGGCGACCTGTACAACGGCTGGCCCCTGTCCTCCCTCTCCAAGACCAAGGCTTTCATGGACAAATACACTCACTACTTCCTGGAAGTGTCATTGCAAG ATCATGCCTTTCTGAGTTTCCGACCGTCCCAGGTTGCAGCTGCATGTGTCGCAGCATCTCGCATTTGCCTTCAGATTTCCCCAAGCTGGACAACGGCTCTACATCTGCTTACTGGCTACACATGGGACCACCTCACCCAGTGCATTGAACTTATGCTGCT TGCCCACGACAGCGACGTTAAGGAGGCCAACAAAACCAAATCCACTCCTCCTCACCGTCTGTCCTCCCTGCAGTCTCAGGTCCAGACCTCTCACCTCTCCCCAGTGTCGGCCATTCAGAGACcggcctcctcttcctcttcctcctcctccacctcatccACGCCACAGCTGCTCTTTCAGCCTGATGGCTTCCCACACTTCTCCCAGCATTCTCCGTCCCTGTCCCAGCTGCAAGCGTTAGCCGACTCCCAGGGTCTGGGGCCTGTGGTGAACATGTCTCAGGACTTCCTTCAGAGCCACAGGATGGGGCTGCTAACTGGGGCGCCCTCCATCACTCCTGGCAGTGGGTTCCCCTCCTACCCAAGCCTCACCCCTGGTCTTCAGCCGGGTACACGTGCACTGCCGCTCCAGGGTCCGATTTCTGTGCAAATGACCCTGGCAGGAGAGCCACGGCACTGTCTGAGCATGGCCTACAGCGGGGGCTACCTGGGCCCTCATCATACCTTCACAGCTGGCTGCTTTGACAGGTGA
- the LOC131472769 gene encoding gastrotropin-like: MAFTGKYELESQEKYEEFLEAIGLSSAKTDHKVVTEVVQDGDSFTWTQSIPNWTWSNNFTVGQECELATMKGSRFKATVALEDGKISIPFPQYHFTAEIKDDKLLMNCVTPGEKGVTFKRVSKRI, encoded by the exons ATGGCTTTCACTGGGAAATATGAGCTGGAGAGTCAGGAGAAGTATGAGGAATTTCTGGAAGCGATAG GACTTTCCTCTGCCAAGACGGACCACAAAGTGGTGACAGAGGTGGTTCAGGACGGGGACAGCTTCACCTGGACACAGTCCATCCCCAACTGGACCTGGTCTAATAACTTCACCGTTGGCCAGGAGTGTGAGCTGGCGACAATGAAAGGCTCCAGATTCAAG GCCACCGTTGCTCTGGAGGACGGCAAGATTTCAATACCGTTTCCTCAGTATCACTTTACGGCAGAGATcaaagatgacaaactgttaATG AATTGCGTAACTCCAGGAGAGAAGGGTGTGACTTTCAAACGAGTCAGCAAACGAATCTAA
- the LOC131472662 gene encoding alpha-1A adrenergic receptor-like, with the protein MSLSIDNVTRFWKNGSSELAGTAVASSQVNFTNSSSGNHTEFSELDLTRAIPLGLVLGAFIVFALAGNILVILSVVCNRHLRTPTNYFIINLAIADLLLGTTVLPVSATLEILDYWVFGRIFCDIWAAVDVLCCTASIMSLCVISIDRYIGVSHPLQYPGIVTEKRALLAMLGVWVLSVVISIGPLFGWKQPPSPDDTVCPITEEPFYALFSSLGSFYIPLVVILAMYCRVYIVAKRTTKNLEAGVMRERMNSGELTLRIHKGSQVQEETCASSTGKGRAHQSRSSLTVKLLKFSREKKAAKTLGVVVGMFTLCWLPFFLALPIGSFNVNLRPPESLFKVIFWLGYFNSCLNPIIYPCYNREFKLAFIRILKCQWHQRKRPGWRAYNYRSSNFSSSGNSRKGSTDHNSSCFNGSQRTLSSASPSPSYRTKGLPPCPEGDTLYIWGATTPTPSTPNMLPGSPVDYEQRALRGEVRGSKAAVENTGGVFSFSFGKNRDKRGGKQDSYVPEDQV; encoded by the exons ATGAGTCTGAGCATTGACAATGTCACACGGTTTTGGAAAAACGGTTCCTCGGAACTCGCTGGGACTGCGGTCGCCTCATCCCAGGTCAACTTCACCAACAGCTCCAGCGGGAACCACACGGAGTTTAGCGAGCTGGATCTCACCCGAGCCATCCCTCTGGGCTTGGTGCTGGGCGCATTCATCGTGTTCGCCCTCGCAGGGAACATCCTCGTCATCCTCTCGGTCGTGTGTAACAGGCACCTGCGGACCCCGACGAACTACTTCATCATCAACCTGGCCATCGCTGACCTGCTGCTGGGCACCACGGTGCTGCCGGTGTCCGCCACTCTGGAGATCCTAGACTACTGGGTGTTCGGCAGGATCTTCTGTGACATCTGGGCGGCGGTGGATGTGCTGTGCTGCACCGCGTCCATCATGAGCCTGTGCGTAATATCCATCGACCGGTACATTGGAGTGAGCCACCCACTGCAGTACCCGGGCATCGTGACGGAGAAGCGGGCTCTGCTGGCCATGCTCGGCGTGTGGGTGCTCTCCGTGGTCATTTCCATCGGGCCTCTGTTCGGGTGGAAACAGCCGCCGTCGCCGGACGACACGGTGTGCCCTATCACCGAGGAGCCGTTTTACGCGCTCTTCTCATCCCTCGGCTCCTTTTACATCCCCTTAGTCGTCATTCTCGCCATGTACTGCCGAGTGTACATAGTCGCCAAACGAACCACAAAAAATCTGGAGGCAGGTGTGATGCGCGAGAGGATGAATTCCGGCGAGCTGACCCTCAGGATCCACAAGGGATCACAAGTGCAGGAGGAGACCTGCGCTTCAAGCACCGGCAAGGGCCGCGCGCACCAGTCGAGAAGTTCCCTCACAGTGAAACTTCTGAAGTTCTCCCGGGAGAAGAAAGCAGCTAAAACTTTGGGAGTGGTTGTCGGCATGTTTACGCTCTGTTGGCTGCCCTTCTTTCTCGCCTTACCCATAG GCTCTTTTAATGTGAACCTGCGCCCACCTGAATCCCTCTTCAAAGTGATCTTCTGGCTGGGCTACTTCAACAGCTGCTTGAACCCCATCATCTACCCCTGCTACAATCGTGAGTTCAAGCTGGCCTTCATTCGCATCCTAAAGTGCCAGTGGCACCAGCGTAAACGTCCTGGCTGGAGAGCCTACAATTACCGCTCCTCCAACTTCAGCTCCTCTGGAAACTCGCGCAAAGGCTCTACGGATCACAACTCTAGCTGCTTCAACGGCAGCCAGCGTACTCTGTCCTCCGCCAGTCCGAGCCCCAGCTACCGGACCAAGGGTCTCCCACCTTGTCCAGAGGGGGACACTTTGTACATCTGGGGAGCAACTACCCCAACTCCCTCCACACCCAACATGCTGCCTGGCAGCCCTGTAGACTATGAGCAGAGAGCACTGAGAGGCGAGGTAAGGGGGAGTAAAGCAGCCGTGGAGAATACTGgtggtgttttttctttctcctttggAAAGAACAGAGACAAGAGAGGAGGCAAACAGGACAGCTACGTGCCTGAAGACCAGGTGTGA